The Halorhabdus sp. BNX81 genome includes a region encoding these proteins:
- the ilvB gene encoding biosynthetic-type acetolactate synthase large subunit has protein sequence MSERAFHQDREPDPSTDAADEEDEADDAREVTTGAEAAIIALEEAGVDMAFGVQGGAIMPVYDALYDSDIEHITMAHEQGAAHAADAYGIVSGEPGVAMATSGPGATNLVTGIADASMDSDPMIALTGQVATDFVGNDAFQEVDTVGITQPITKNNYFAGDPDTLGADVSEAFALAESGRQGPTLVDLPKDASKAETDVQPVSPETPDTYHPPETADEAVIEAAAETIEDADRPVILSGGGVIKGEASDELRAFARKYDIPVITTMPGLGSFPETDELSLGMAGMHGTGAANLAITNTDLLIGVGTRFDDRLTGGVDSFAPDAEVIHVEIDAAEINKNIYADYPLLGDAERVLEQLEDELTDAPDADEWREQCQTWKDEYPLDYEAPEDEPIKPQHVVERFAEMADDDAIVTTGVGQHQMWACQFWTYTEPRTWVSSNGLGTMGYGVPSAIGAKLAAPDREVVAFDGDGSFLMTMQELSVAVREDLDITYVILNNEAIGMVRQWQDGFYEGRRMASEYQWVPEFDLLAESFGARGFRLEDHDEVEEVIKEAREYDGPAVIDAIIDPGENVYPMVPSGGDNGLFALSEKQLEGL, from the coding sequence CCGCGAGCCGGATCCATCGACAGATGCTGCCGATGAGGAGGACGAAGCTGACGACGCGCGCGAGGTAACGACGGGCGCGGAAGCGGCGATCATCGCCCTCGAAGAGGCCGGCGTCGACATGGCCTTCGGCGTCCAGGGCGGCGCGATCATGCCCGTCTACGACGCCCTGTACGACTCGGACATCGAGCACATCACGATGGCCCACGAGCAGGGTGCGGCCCACGCCGCCGACGCCTACGGCATCGTCTCGGGCGAACCGGGCGTCGCGATGGCGACCTCCGGCCCGGGCGCGACGAATCTCGTGACGGGCATCGCCGACGCGTCGATGGACTCCGATCCGATGATCGCGCTGACCGGCCAGGTCGCGACTGACTTCGTCGGCAACGACGCCTTCCAGGAAGTCGATACGGTGGGGATCACCCAGCCCATCACCAAGAACAACTACTTCGCCGGCGACCCGGACACGCTGGGTGCTGACGTCAGCGAGGCGTTCGCCCTGGCCGAGTCCGGTCGCCAGGGGCCGACGCTGGTCGATCTCCCGAAGGACGCAAGCAAGGCCGAGACCGACGTCCAGCCGGTCTCCCCGGAGACGCCCGATACCTATCACCCGCCGGAGACTGCCGACGAGGCTGTCATCGAGGCCGCGGCCGAAACGATCGAGGACGCCGATCGGCCGGTCATCCTCTCGGGCGGCGGCGTCATCAAGGGCGAAGCCAGCGACGAGTTGCGCGCGTTCGCCCGCAAGTACGACATCCCGGTGATCACGACCATGCCGGGGCTGGGAAGCTTCCCCGAGACCGACGAGCTATCGCTGGGGATGGCGGGGATGCACGGCACCGGCGCGGCCAACCTGGCGATCACGAACACGGACCTGTTGATCGGCGTCGGCACGCGCTTTGACGATCGGCTGACTGGTGGTGTCGACAGTTTCGCGCCCGACGCCGAGGTCATCCACGTCGAGATCGATGCCGCCGAGATCAACAAGAACATCTACGCCGACTACCCGCTTTTGGGCGACGCCGAGCGCGTCCTCGAACAGCTCGAGGACGAACTAACGGACGCGCCAGACGCCGACGAGTGGCGCGAGCAGTGCCAGACCTGGAAGGACGAATACCCGCTGGACTACGAAGCACCCGAGGACGAGCCGATCAAACCCCAGCACGTCGTCGAGCGCTTCGCCGAGATGGCCGACGACGACGCGATCGTCACCACGGGCGTCGGCCAACACCAGATGTGGGCCTGCCAGTTCTGGACCTACACCGAACCCCGGACCTGGGTTTCCTCGAATGGCCTGGGGACGATGGGCTACGGTGTCCCCTCGGCCATCGGCGCGAAGCTGGCCGCCCCCGACCGGGAGGTCGTCGCCTTCGACGGCGACGGCTCGTTCCTGATGACGATGCAGGAGTTGTCCGTGGCAGTCCGCGAGGACCTGGACATCACGTACGTCATCCTCAACAACGAGGCCATCGGGATGGTCCGCCAGTGGCAGGACGGCTTCTACGAGGGCCGGCGGATGGCCAGTGAGTACCAGTGGGTGCCCGAGTTCGACCTCTTGGCGGAGTCCTTCGGCGCACGCGGGTTCCGCCTGGAGGATCACGACGAGGTTGAGGAAGTCATCAAGGAAGCACGCGAGTACGATGGCCCGGCGGTGATCGACGCGATCATCGATCCCGGCGAGAACGTCTATCCCATGGTCCCGAGCGGCGGCGACAACGGACTGTTTGCACTCTCGGAGAAACAACTGGAGGGACTGTAA
- the ilvN gene encoding acetolactate synthase small subunit: protein MSSGELPGPAPEERMRPEGRRNEQGIRIDPEAEATHQPRMAVLSALVEHEPGVLAEVSGLFSRRQFNIESLTVGPTTDDDIARMTIVIEEAEPGIEQAKKQLEKLVPTIAVEELKPEAMRRELALVKVRGEKPDDIQSVAEMYGGQAVDASTNAVTVEITGSKQKIDAAVEAFEQFEVEEVVRTGAAALERGAETMDANGHMSEE from the coding sequence ATGAGCAGTGGCGAACTCCCAGGGCCGGCCCCCGAGGAGCGGATGCGACCCGAGGGGCGGCGCAACGAGCAAGGTATTCGTATCGATCCGGAAGCGGAGGCGACCCACCAGCCCCGGATGGCCGTGCTATCGGCGCTGGTCGAACACGAGCCCGGCGTCCTCGCCGAAGTGTCGGGGCTGTTCAGTCGCCGGCAGTTCAACATCGAGAGCCTCACCGTCGGGCCGACGACCGACGACGACATCGCCCGGATGACGATCGTCATCGAGGAGGCCGAGCCGGGCATCGAGCAGGCCAAGAAGCAACTCGAGAAGCTCGTCCCCACGATCGCCGTCGAGGAATTGAAGCCCGAGGCGATGCGGCGGGAACTCGCCCTCGTGAAGGTTCGCGGCGAGAAGCCCGACGACATCCAGTCGGTCGCGGAGATGTACGGCGGCCAGGCCGTCGACGCCTCGACGAACGCCGTGACGGTCGAGATTACGGGCAGCAAGCAGAAGATCGACGCCGCGGTCGAGGCCTTCGAGCAGTTCGAGGTCGAGGAGGTCGTCCGCACCGGCGCGGCGGCGCTGGAACGCGGCGCGGAGACGATGGACGCCAACGGGCACATGAGCGAGGAGTAG